Proteins encoded within one genomic window of Amorphoplanes friuliensis DSM 7358:
- the eccD gene encoding type VII secretion integral membrane protein EccD codes for MTTALNGELCRITVIGPERKVDLAVPATTPVANLLPMLLQHTTAAGRPVDGDTPEGAWVLQRLGQTPFELTGTPETLDWLEGEELHLRRAEDPLPELDFDDLAEGVATVVNRRSDRWQPEYRRILFLLLSVIAMGAIAAVLVDRGPVLPQVVGAGVLGGVFFAAALVSARNLTDGAFALLFGGASAAFAALAASSAVDGDPAGLAWNGPAVLAGSVAAAGVVAVLLLAQRTVTPAMPFAPLLVVGVTALVIIGVLLMQSGSDMTSQRTAAAAIALVFAVVVLAPRAAVKFSRLRGPQLPKTGEDMSYDIEPAPSDQVRDRTNDADTYLTVAMCSTAIVLPVLFYFTMQVAGWSGWTLVLVVASAILLRARTFFGVWQRIALVSAGTVGYLMVVMKFSQMMTPGWRYAMLGALLALLLPLILAALRPWPRRMLPFWEYAATFLDVTTGLAVLPVLAQVLGIYAWARGLFG; via the coding sequence ATGACCACCGCTCTCAACGGCGAACTGTGCCGGATCACGGTCATCGGACCGGAACGCAAGGTCGACCTGGCCGTGCCGGCCACGACGCCGGTCGCGAACCTGCTGCCGATGCTGCTGCAGCACACCACGGCGGCGGGCCGGCCGGTCGACGGCGACACCCCCGAGGGCGCCTGGGTGCTGCAACGGCTCGGCCAGACACCCTTCGAGCTCACCGGTACGCCGGAGACGCTCGACTGGCTCGAAGGCGAGGAGTTGCACCTCAGGCGGGCCGAGGACCCGCTGCCGGAACTCGACTTCGACGACCTCGCCGAGGGTGTCGCGACCGTGGTCAACCGGCGTTCCGACCGCTGGCAGCCCGAGTACCGCCGGATCCTCTTCCTGCTGCTGTCGGTCATCGCGATGGGGGCGATCGCCGCCGTCCTGGTCGACCGGGGGCCGGTGCTGCCGCAGGTTGTCGGGGCCGGTGTCCTGGGCGGGGTGTTCTTCGCGGCCGCTCTGGTGTCGGCCCGCAATCTGACCGACGGCGCGTTTGCCCTGCTCTTCGGGGGTGCGTCCGCGGCGTTCGCGGCGCTGGCGGCGTCCAGTGCCGTCGACGGCGACCCGGCCGGTCTCGCCTGGAACGGCCCGGCCGTGCTCGCCGGGTCGGTGGCCGCCGCCGGTGTGGTGGCGGTGCTGCTCCTGGCCCAGCGGACCGTCACGCCGGCGATGCCGTTCGCGCCGCTGCTCGTCGTGGGCGTGACGGCGCTGGTCATCATCGGCGTGCTGTTGATGCAGTCCGGCTCGGACATGACGTCGCAGCGTACGGCCGCGGCCGCGATTGCCCTGGTCTTTGCGGTCGTGGTGCTGGCACCCCGGGCCGCCGTCAAGTTCTCCCGGCTGCGCGGGCCCCAGCTGCCCAAGACGGGCGAGGACATGTCGTACGACATCGAGCCGGCGCCGTCGGACCAGGTCCGCGACCGCACCAACGACGCCGACACGTACCTGACCGTGGCGATGTGCTCGACCGCGATCGTGCTGCCGGTGCTGTTCTACTTCACGATGCAGGTGGCGGGCTGGTCCGGTTGGACGCTGGTGCTCGTGGTCGCCAGTGCAATCCTGTTGCGCGCGCGTACCTTCTTCGGTGTCTGGCAACGGATCGCGCTGGTCAGCGCCGGTACCGTCGGCTACCTCATGGTCGTCATGAAGTTCTCCCAGATGATGACGCCCGGCTGGCGGTACGCGATGCTGGGCGCTCTCCTCGCGCTGCTCCTGCCGCTGATCCTCGCGGCGCTGCGGCCGTGGCCGAGGCGCATGCTGCCGTTCTGGGAGTACGCCGCGACGTTCCTCGACGTGACCACCGGACTGGCCGTACTCCCGGTCCTGGCGCAGGTGCTCGGCATCTACGCCTGGGCCCGCGGACTGTTCGGGTAG
- the eccB gene encoding type VII secretion protein EccB → MQTQRDHVHAHTFMMGRLSSALVQGDPTSAEIPGRRAQTGLLIGIILVVLVAGGFAVYGWIVPGGSKAFRQAGAILVEKESGTRYVYLNGVLHPTPNLTSAMLIQGNAAKVKLISRNSLKDVPRGAAIGIAGAPQSLPAADALVPGPWLTCLPGSVIDNPGPQLGVNLDPRTDNAPLPGDRFAVAQNAKGVPYLLAEGRKFRVADDAVLVALGAANVRPIRAPQVWLDWLPDGEALAPAAIPGAGTKGPEVGGERRAIGTLFRQKPAAGEEQLFVLRRDGLAPMSRTEFLFADAKGAGAPVELDAAAVVDAPKSEDRSLTSRLPDLAGLRWQDPGRAVLCLRQQPASADSFSSTVVYVPQDRSAVDPDGRTSVYARPGTGMVVVAVPKESRITPEVSLISEEGTAFTLADSATVSALKFDKIGLVPFPKSLLATLPQGPLLSREAVSGLAGR, encoded by the coding sequence GTGCAGACCCAGCGGGACCACGTCCACGCCCACACCTTCATGATGGGCCGGCTCAGCTCCGCCCTCGTGCAGGGCGACCCGACCAGCGCCGAGATCCCCGGCCGTCGCGCGCAGACCGGACTGCTGATCGGCATCATCCTGGTCGTCCTCGTCGCCGGCGGCTTTGCGGTCTACGGCTGGATCGTCCCCGGCGGCAGCAAGGCGTTCCGGCAGGCCGGGGCCATCCTGGTCGAGAAGGAGAGCGGCACCCGGTACGTCTACCTGAACGGCGTGCTGCACCCGACCCCGAACCTCACGTCGGCCATGCTGATCCAGGGCAACGCGGCCAAGGTCAAGCTGATCTCCCGCAACTCCCTCAAGGACGTGCCGCGCGGCGCCGCGATCGGCATCGCCGGTGCGCCGCAGTCGCTGCCCGCGGCGGACGCCCTCGTGCCCGGGCCGTGGCTGACCTGCCTGCCCGGATCCGTCATCGACAACCCGGGACCGCAGCTCGGGGTCAACCTCGACCCGCGTACGGACAACGCGCCGCTGCCGGGTGACCGGTTTGCGGTGGCACAGAACGCCAAGGGTGTGCCGTACCTGCTGGCCGAGGGCAGGAAGTTCCGCGTCGCCGACGACGCCGTGCTGGTGGCGCTCGGCGCGGCGAACGTCCGCCCGATCCGGGCCCCGCAGGTCTGGCTGGACTGGCTTCCGGACGGTGAGGCGCTCGCCCCCGCGGCGATCCCGGGCGCCGGGACGAAGGGACCGGAGGTCGGCGGGGAGCGTCGTGCCATCGGCACGCTCTTCCGGCAGAAGCCCGCCGCCGGTGAGGAACAGTTGTTCGTGCTCCGCCGTGACGGGCTCGCGCCGATGAGCCGGACCGAGTTCCTCTTCGCCGACGCCAAGGGCGCCGGCGCACCGGTGGAGCTCGACGCGGCCGCGGTGGTCGACGCACCCAAGTCCGAGGACCGGTCGCTGACCTCACGGCTGCCCGACCTGGCCGGCCTGCGCTGGCAGGACCCGGGCCGAGCCGTCCTCTGCCTGCGCCAGCAACCCGCCTCGGCCGACTCGTTCAGCAGCACGGTCGTCTACGTGCCGCAGGACCGGTCCGCCGTGGACCCCGACGGCCGGACCTCGGTGTACGCCCGTCCGGGCACCGGGATGGTTGTCGTCGCCGTACCGAAGGAGTCACGGATCACCCCCGAGGTCTCCCTCATCTCCGAGGAGGGCACCGCCTTCACGCTCGCCGACTCGGCGACCGTGTCGGCCCTCAAGTTCGACAAAATCGGACTGGTGCCGTTCCCCAAGAGCCTGCTGGCGACGCTGCCGCAGGGGCCGTTGCTGAGCCGCGAGGCCGTTTCCGGTCTCGCAGGGAGGTAG
- a CDS encoding right-handed parallel beta-helix repeat-containing protein — MSRQVLTVGGQRAGSFPTIGAALARAQAGATISVHPGRYAEKLVVGDRITISAEPGGAVEVFVEEGSVLAVHGEGAQLRGITLSSADPKLAAVDVYSGEVALDDCRISGSAWVTLLARLQGSLALRGCEVRNSGGAGIVVTAPGTSTVEDTVVRDVSTSGIVVGEQGSLILRRCVVRDTGANSICVNGDAKLVMEQCEIIGAGKPALVVEQRGRARVNRLTVRGSANVDVFLRSEVDVVITDSEFTGAALQSVHIADGAAPEFKGCTFASAGHTAAHITGKARPVFTDCTVTDSKIGVNVDGAAAPRFTGLTVRGTSDHVAIVSAEASATVDRLRSTVTQGAGLLVKDGASLDGSDLQVESGNAVALELVGAARGTVREARFTGTGTASLTIDGGSTLDLRSTVLRGAGLRLGDASELQIRDSEIVDASGDGLLVTAGATVTATQTRVRAARLAGVRWEAGSRGALTDCEILGSGGAGISVETTEPVSITRCVVQDSGAEDLHRGADAQPVVESLTTGGRATPAAAAYVPEPEQADESAPPEPEGELSGPLRELNSLIGLRGVKHEVTALINLIKMSQVRLQMGLPMPPMSRHLVFAGPPGTGKTTVARLYGSVLAELGILSKGHMVEAARADLVGQYIGSTAIKTTELVTKALGGVLFIDEAYTLSAGSGGSGPDFGQEAIDALMKMMEDHRDELVVIVAGYSELMERFLESNPGLASRFTRTVEFPNYSVAELVTITSNLCSKHYYDLTDDAIDALTTYFERVPKNSTFGNGRVARKLFEAMINNQASRLATVPPTKDIELNRLTGADLAPELALLEDLPVEHVTQPDSATNPTGAINAARSWRRVCDLVGATGVRDAVGETLLQLCELRNRRRAYGRHGNVLLGGRSGSGRSEFARLYAAGLSELDLVPVGHLVRVSTGQELAPQWPGQARSLVRAAMQDAEGGVLVVDYTDDGSGNGVEIVESLVEQMRAGPGDPVVVLIGEDAALAHLRTTVPGLAEAFGQEWSVPDYTTAELADIVVRHLVRRGHEVPDDVRQAITGLTTGLSERTVRAAHLFSWGLTRTAASRTLALADLTGLAGRGSPDPVPARQAGGLAAVG, encoded by the coding sequence ATGAGCCGACAGGTGCTGACAGTGGGCGGCCAGCGGGCCGGATCGTTCCCGACGATCGGTGCCGCGCTGGCCCGGGCCCAGGCGGGGGCGACCATCTCGGTCCACCCCGGCCGGTACGCGGAGAAGCTGGTCGTCGGTGACCGCATCACGATCAGCGCCGAACCCGGTGGTGCCGTCGAGGTCTTCGTCGAGGAGGGCAGTGTCCTCGCGGTGCACGGCGAGGGTGCCCAGCTGCGCGGCATCACGCTGTCCAGCGCCGACCCGAAGCTGGCCGCCGTCGACGTGTACTCGGGTGAGGTCGCCCTGGACGACTGCCGCATCAGTGGCTCGGCCTGGGTCACGCTGCTGGCCCGGCTGCAGGGGTCGCTGGCCCTGCGCGGCTGCGAGGTCCGCAACAGCGGCGGCGCCGGCATCGTGGTCACGGCCCCCGGCACGAGCACGGTCGAGGACACCGTGGTCCGGGACGTCAGCACTTCGGGCATCGTCGTCGGTGAGCAGGGTTCGCTGATCCTGCGCCGCTGCGTGGTCCGGGACACCGGCGCGAACAGCATCTGTGTCAACGGCGACGCCAAGCTCGTCATGGAGCAGTGCGAGATCATCGGTGCGGGCAAGCCGGCCCTGGTGGTCGAGCAGCGCGGCCGGGCGCGGGTCAACCGCCTGACCGTGCGGGGCAGCGCGAACGTCGACGTCTTCCTGCGGAGCGAGGTCGACGTGGTGATCACCGACTCCGAGTTCACCGGTGCCGCGTTGCAGTCGGTGCACATCGCCGACGGTGCGGCGCCGGAGTTCAAGGGCTGCACCTTCGCCTCGGCCGGCCACACCGCCGCGCACATCACCGGCAAGGCCCGGCCCGTCTTCACCGACTGCACGGTCACGGACTCCAAGATCGGCGTCAACGTCGACGGTGCCGCGGCTCCCCGCTTCACCGGCCTCACCGTCCGGGGTACCTCCGACCACGTTGCGATCGTCAGCGCCGAGGCCTCCGCGACCGTCGACCGGCTGCGGTCCACCGTGACGCAGGGCGCCGGGCTGCTGGTCAAGGACGGTGCCTCCCTGGACGGCAGTGACCTCCAGGTCGAGAGCGGCAACGCCGTGGCCCTCGAGCTGGTCGGCGCCGCCCGCGGCACGGTCCGCGAGGCCCGCTTCACCGGTACGGGTACAGCGAGCCTCACGATCGACGGCGGCTCCACCCTGGACCTGCGTTCGACCGTGCTCCGCGGCGCCGGGCTGCGCCTGGGGGACGCCTCCGAGCTGCAGATCCGGGACAGCGAGATCGTCGACGCGTCCGGTGACGGACTGCTGGTCACCGCGGGTGCCACGGTCACCGCCACGCAGACCCGCGTACGCGCCGCGCGGCTGGCCGGTGTCCGCTGGGAAGCCGGCTCCCGGGGTGCGCTGACCGACTGCGAGATCCTCGGCAGCGGCGGCGCCGGGATCAGCGTCGAGACGACCGAGCCCGTGTCGATCACCCGGTGTGTGGTGCAGGACAGCGGCGCCGAGGACCTCCATCGCGGTGCGGACGCCCAGCCGGTGGTCGAGTCGCTCACGACCGGTGGCCGCGCGACGCCCGCTGCGGCCGCTTACGTTCCCGAGCCCGAACAGGCCGACGAGAGCGCGCCGCCCGAGCCCGAGGGTGAGCTCAGTGGCCCGCTGCGTGAGCTGAACAGCCTGATCGGTCTGCGCGGCGTGAAGCACGAGGTCACCGCGCTGATCAACCTGATCAAGATGTCGCAGGTCCGGCTCCAGATGGGCCTGCCGATGCCGCCGATGAGCCGGCACCTGGTCTTCGCGGGTCCTCCCGGCACCGGTAAGACCACGGTCGCCCGGCTCTACGGCTCGGTCCTGGCCGAGCTGGGCATCCTGTCCAAGGGCCACATGGTCGAGGCGGCCCGCGCCGACCTGGTCGGGCAGTACATCGGCTCGACGGCGATCAAGACGACCGAGCTGGTCACCAAGGCGCTCGGCGGGGTGCTCTTCATCGACGAGGCGTACACGCTGTCGGCGGGGTCGGGCGGCTCGGGGCCGGACTTCGGTCAGGAGGCCATCGACGCGCTGATGAAGATGATGGAGGACCACCGCGACGAGCTGGTGGTCATCGTGGCCGGCTACTCGGAGCTGATGGAACGCTTCCTCGAGTCGAACCCCGGTCTGGCGTCCCGCTTCACCCGGACCGTGGAGTTCCCGAACTACTCGGTGGCCGAGCTCGTCACCATCACCTCGAACCTGTGCAGCAAGCACTACTACGACCTCACCGACGACGCGATCGACGCGCTGACCACGTACTTCGAGAGGGTCCCGAAGAACTCGACGTTCGGTAACGGCCGTGTGGCCCGCAAGCTCTTCGAAGCAATGATCAACAACCAAGCTTCGCGGCTGGCCACCGTGCCGCCGACCAAGGACATCGAGCTCAACCGGCTCACCGGCGCGGACCTGGCGCCCGAGCTGGCACTGCTCGAGGACCTGCCGGTCGAGCACGTGACCCAGCCGGACTCGGCGACCAACCCCACCGGGGCGATCAACGCCGCGCGCAGCTGGCGCCGCGTCTGCGATCTGGTCGGCGCGACGGGGGTTCGCGACGCCGTCGGCGAGACCCTGCTGCAGCTGTGCGAGCTGCGCAACCGGCGCCGCGCGTACGGGCGCCACGGCAACGTCCTGCTCGGCGGCCGCTCGGGCAGCGGGCGCAGCGAGTTCGCCCGCCTCTACGCCGCCGGACTGTCCGAGCTGGACCTCGTACCGGTCGGTCACCTGGTCCGGGTCTCGACCGGGCAGGAGCTGGCACCGCAGTGGCCGGGTCAGGCACGCAGCCTGGTCCGGGCGGCGATGCAGGACGCCGAGGGCGGTGTGCTGGTGGTCGACTACACCGACGACGGTTCGGGCAACGGCGTGGAGATCGTCGAGTCGCTGGTCGAGCAGATGCGGGCCGGCCCCGGTGACCCCGTGGTCGTGCTCATCGGTGAGGACGCCGCGCTGGCGCACCTGCGGACAACCGTGCCGGGCCTCGCCGAGGCGTTCGGCCAGGAGTGGTCGGTGCCGGACTACACGACCGCCGAGCTCGCCGACATCGTCGTCCGGCATCTGGTCCGGCGGGGCCACGAGGTGCCCGACGACGTCCGTCAGGCGATCACCGGTCTCACCACCGGGCTCAGCGAGCGGACCGTCCGTGCGGCACACCTGTTCTCGTGGGGGCTCACGCGTACGGCGGCGTCACGGACGCTGGCCCTCGCCGACCTCACCGGACTGGCCGGCCGGGGCAGCCCGGATCCGGTCCCCGCCCGCCAGGCCGGCGGCCTGGCCGCGGTCGGCTGA
- a CDS encoding YbaB/EbfC family nucleoid-associated protein, whose translation MSSADRSEEAAVQPDFQGFLDNARAFEQQMIDAQSDLERAVVTGRSGDGTVTVLTSGLGQLKAVQVDPRVFDLRDARQLQDAIAEAVRAAAAAAGRLAQQKMGPVEINLY comes from the coding sequence ATGAGCTCGGCTGACAGGAGCGAGGAGGCAGCTGTGCAGCCCGATTTCCAGGGTTTTCTCGACAACGCCCGCGCGTTCGAGCAGCAGATGATCGACGCACAGTCCGATCTGGAGCGTGCCGTGGTGACCGGGCGCTCCGGCGACGGGACCGTCACGGTGCTGACGAGTGGACTCGGGCAGCTCAAGGCCGTACAGGTAGATCCGCGGGTTTTTGATCTGCGGGACGCGCGGCAGTTGCAGGACGCGATCGCGGAGGCCGTGCGGGCAGCGGCGGCGGCCGCGGGACGGCTGGCGCAGCAGAAGATGGGCCCGGTCGAGATCAACCTTTACTGA
- a CDS encoding BTAD domain-containing putative transcriptional regulator — MPTSSDDRLRISVLGPVRAWLGERELNLGPGRQRALFAALTANANRMVNRDELIEAVWGASAPATATGSVYTYISGLRRSLDPDRTHRGTDELLASGPSGYLLRVSPGALDSDRFAELCAQATELRESGDLAGAAAQLDEALALWHGEAYGGLSGHRLEVERAHLAELRLAAVEQRARIVMELGDDGLVAELAGLVRDHPLHEPLHELLMLALHRTGRHAEALEVFRAARRTLVAELGVEPGPALTELHRRVLAGSSEPDTAPGPQPVAPIVPTPVAKAIRDGLAERPLVGRDTELGRLRDLVRAVSTGTGAAVWIEGEPGIGKTELLTAAFAAVGDDGCQLAWGVADELDQHVPLQVVTRALGIEVESPDPRRAALAGEMHGADSEDAGAAERVLAYVRATCAVAPLVLVVDDLQWADDASVLLWDRLVAATRRMPLLLVAAARPEPNGRALAQLRRGVQSRQGHTLMLQALPAADIEALVTTLVGARIGPHLRGIVPRSGGNPLCAREMATALLRRGVVEISDGRAEIDASVSVEAPRSLLAVVRATLDFLTEDTQEVLRLAALLGTEFAVDDVVAVTGRSPFDLMVNLEEALAANVVVDAGTDLAFRHPFLRQALHESIPAAVRSTLHRHTAEVLSRGGSPVTRVAEQLAAETPVVDEWVVSWLVTHHAEVVKRTPRIAGELLRQVLATTLPTVGQREALLVALVKLEFRHDRYPMDEAREALGITTDPADRAEMRQLLAAMRFRRGDPDGAIGMLAGAVDDPDVPEIWRTRHRVLLANFRRGELNDLDRADRNAQRVHDEAVAVGQPYEAAFALQTTWLTNSIRRDHERALEYVDRALDIMHDHPTFAGMYFDLLDNRMFTLQNLDRLDEAERTLREAALFAIRHRLPASLQVASAVQYYWLGRWDDATAEVSAVTDDAPGVTFLGMREPGAVTMLLHGVAALIAGHRDDADLAAAHLDAADALPATDAERESCDFLLVARALGAEQQDRPADALAILAPLLTPEYAPMMLRHQWLPDAMRIALQIGREDVARQATKICADEAAKEVRPARAWAAAARCQALLSGDPQPVLEVVAHYRAVGRVPELAAACEDAAVLLAARRRPHEAALCGGEAAEVYTVLGARWDLRRLRRRLAEYGIDPVRVAVPAQ, encoded by the coding sequence GTGCCGACCTCTTCCGATGACCGGCTCCGGATCTCGGTGCTGGGCCCGGTCCGGGCCTGGCTCGGGGAGCGGGAGCTCAATCTCGGTCCCGGCCGCCAGCGTGCGCTCTTCGCCGCGCTGACGGCGAACGCCAACCGGATGGTGAACCGCGACGAGCTGATCGAGGCGGTGTGGGGTGCGTCGGCCCCGGCCACCGCGACCGGCAGCGTCTACACCTACATCTCCGGGTTGCGGCGCAGCCTCGACCCGGACCGCACCCACCGGGGCACGGACGAGTTGCTGGCCTCCGGCCCGTCCGGTTACCTGCTGCGCGTCTCGCCGGGTGCGCTGGACAGCGACCGGTTCGCCGAGCTGTGCGCGCAGGCCACCGAGCTGCGCGAGTCCGGTGACCTCGCCGGCGCGGCGGCGCAGCTCGACGAAGCGCTGGCCCTGTGGCACGGCGAGGCGTACGGCGGCCTGTCCGGTCACCGGCTGGAGGTCGAGCGCGCCCACCTGGCCGAGCTCCGCCTGGCCGCGGTCGAGCAGCGGGCGCGCATCGTCATGGAGCTGGGTGACGACGGCCTGGTCGCGGAGCTGGCCGGACTCGTCCGTGACCACCCCCTGCACGAGCCGTTGCACGAGTTGCTGATGCTGGCCCTGCACCGCACCGGACGGCACGCCGAGGCGCTCGAGGTCTTCCGGGCGGCCCGGCGGACCCTGGTCGCGGAGCTGGGTGTCGAGCCCGGTCCCGCGCTGACCGAGCTGCACCGGCGGGTGCTGGCGGGATCGTCCGAACCGGACACCGCTCCCGGTCCGCAGCCGGTCGCCCCCATCGTGCCGACACCGGTGGCCAAGGCCATCCGGGACGGCCTGGCCGAGCGCCCGCTGGTCGGCCGCGACACCGAGCTCGGACGCCTCCGCGACCTGGTCCGCGCGGTCAGCACCGGCACGGGTGCCGCCGTCTGGATCGAGGGCGAGCCCGGCATCGGCAAGACCGAGCTGCTCACCGCCGCTTTCGCCGCTGTCGGGGACGACGGCTGCCAGCTCGCCTGGGGTGTGGCGGACGAGCTCGACCAGCACGTACCCCTGCAGGTGGTCACCCGCGCCCTCGGCATCGAGGTGGAGTCACCCGACCCGCGGCGGGCGGCCCTCGCCGGTGAGATGCACGGGGCCGACTCCGAGGATGCCGGTGCCGCGGAGCGTGTGCTCGCGTACGTCCGGGCGACCTGTGCCGTTGCGCCCCTCGTCCTCGTCGTCGACGATCTGCAGTGGGCCGACGACGCCAGCGTCCTGCTCTGGGACCGCCTGGTGGCGGCGACCCGGCGGATGCCGCTGCTGCTGGTGGCCGCGGCCCGGCCCGAGCCGAACGGTCGCGCGCTGGCGCAGCTGCGGCGTGGTGTCCAGTCCCGGCAGGGGCACACGCTGATGCTCCAGGCGTTGCCGGCCGCTGACATCGAGGCCCTGGTGACCACCCTGGTCGGGGCCCGGATCGGTCCGCATCTGCGCGGCATCGTGCCCCGCTCCGGCGGCAATCCGCTCTGCGCCCGCGAGATGGCGACCGCGCTGCTGCGCCGTGGGGTCGTGGAGATCAGCGACGGCCGGGCCGAGATCGACGCGTCGGTGTCCGTGGAGGCACCGCGGTCCCTGCTGGCCGTGGTGCGGGCGACGCTGGACTTCCTCACCGAGGACACCCAGGAGGTGCTGCGGCTCGCGGCCCTGCTGGGCACCGAGTTCGCCGTCGACGACGTGGTCGCCGTGACCGGCCGGTCACCGTTCGACCTGATGGTCAATCTCGAGGAGGCGCTGGCCGCGAACGTCGTGGTCGACGCCGGCACCGACCTGGCTTTCCGGCACCCGTTCCTGCGGCAGGCGCTGCACGAAAGCATCCCCGCGGCGGTCCGGTCGACACTGCACCGGCACACCGCCGAGGTCCTCTCCCGGGGTGGCAGCCCGGTGACCCGGGTCGCCGAGCAGCTCGCCGCCGAGACCCCGGTGGTCGACGAGTGGGTGGTGAGCTGGCTGGTCACGCATCACGCGGAGGTCGTCAAACGCACACCCCGCATCGCGGGCGAGCTGCTGCGTCAGGTGCTGGCCACGACCCTGCCCACGGTCGGGCAGCGGGAGGCCCTGCTGGTCGCCCTGGTCAAGCTGGAGTTCCGCCACGACCGGTACCCGATGGACGAGGCCCGCGAAGCGCTCGGCATCACCACCGACCCGGCCGACCGCGCGGAGATGCGCCAGCTGCTGGCGGCGATGCGCTTCCGGCGCGGTGACCCGGACGGTGCCATCGGCATGCTGGCCGGCGCCGTCGACGACCCCGACGTGCCGGAGATCTGGCGGACCCGGCACCGGGTGCTGCTGGCCAACTTCCGCCGCGGCGAGCTGAACGACCTCGACCGCGCCGACCGGAACGCGCAGCGGGTGCACGACGAGGCTGTTGCGGTGGGCCAGCCGTACGAGGCCGCGTTTGCGCTGCAGACGACGTGGCTGACCAACTCGATCCGCCGCGATCACGAACGCGCCCTGGAGTACGTCGATCGGGCGCTGGACATCATGCACGACCACCCGACCTTCGCCGGCATGTACTTCGACCTGCTCGACAACCGCATGTTCACGCTGCAGAACCTCGACCGGCTGGACGAGGCTGAGCGGACCCTGCGCGAGGCGGCACTCTTCGCCATTCGCCACCGGCTGCCCGCCAGCCTTCAGGTCGCCTCGGCCGTGCAGTACTACTGGCTCGGGCGCTGGGACGACGCGACCGCCGAGGTCAGTGCGGTCACCGACGACGCACCCGGTGTGACCTTCCTGGGCATGCGGGAGCCCGGTGCGGTGACGATGCTGCTGCACGGGGTGGCCGCCCTGATCGCCGGGCACCGCGACGACGCCGATCTGGCCGCAGCCCACCTGGACGCCGCCGACGCGCTGCCGGCGACCGACGCCGAGCGGGAGAGCTGCGACTTCCTGCTGGTCGCGCGGGCTCTGGGCGCCGAGCAGCAGGACCGGCCGGCCGACGCGCTGGCGATCCTCGCTCCCCTGCTGACCCCCGAGTACGCCCCGATGATGCTGCGCCATCAGTGGCTGCCGGACGCGATGCGGATCGCGCTGCAGATCGGCCGGGAGGACGTGGCCCGCCAGGCCACGAAGATCTGTGCCGACGAGGCGGCCAAGGAGGTGCGGCCCGCCCGTGCCTGGGCCGCCGCCGCCCGCTGCCAGGCGTTGCTCTCGGGCGACCCGCAGCCCGTGCTGGAGGTCGTCGCGCACTACCGGGCCGTGGGGCGGGTGCCCGAGCTGGCCGCGGCCTGCGAGGACGCCGCCGTGCTGCTGGCCGCCCGGCGCCGCCCGCACGAGGCGGCCCTCTGCGGCGGCGAGGCGGCCGAGGTCTACACCGTGCTCGGCGCGCGCTGGGACCTGCGCCGGCTCCGTCGCCGGCTGGCCGAGTACGGCATCGACCCCGTCCGGGTGGCGGTACCGGCTCAGTAA